In Shewanella sp. VB17, a single genomic region encodes these proteins:
- the glyS gene encoding glycine--tRNA ligase subunit beta, producing the protein MNMENLLIEIGTEELPPKALRKLAESFVNNFTDELNKAELSFESAIWHAAPRRLAFTVNKLVMAQADKVVEKRGPAIAQAFDSKGDPTKAAMGWARGNGITVEQADRLKTDKGEWLLHQAKVVGVETKSLICAMAQRALDKLPIPKPMRWGSNKTQFIRPVHTVTMLLGSELIEGELLGIKSARIIRGHRFMGLKSFELDHADNYLSALKEQGKVLADYEVRKAIIKVGVEEAASKINGVADLEDDLLEEVTSLVEWPVVLTANFEEKFLNVPAEALVYTMKGDQKYFPVFDKAGQLLPHFIFITNIESKDPQVIISGNEKVVRPRLADAEFFFETDKKISLESRLTSLESVVFQKQLGTIKQRVERISDMAGYIATSIDANAEEASRAGMLSKSDLMTNMVMEFTDLQGTMGMHYARLNGEAEAVAIALEEQYKPKFSGDTVPTAAVSICVALAEKLDTLVGIFGIGQAPKGAADPFALRRAAIGILRICLENNLPLDLIDLIAKAKALHGSSITSDKTEEQVLEFFMARFRAWYQDQGVSVDVILAVLARRPTAPADFDSRIKAVAHFRTLEQASALAAANKRVANILAKVEGKLVTDINAELLVESAEKALAAKLNELQPQLAPLFTAANYQAALSLLADLRESVDTFFEEVMVMSDDEALKNNRLALLSSLREQFLHAADISLLQ; encoded by the coding sequence ATGAATATGGAAAATTTACTTATTGAAATCGGTACTGAAGAGCTACCGCCTAAAGCACTGCGTAAACTGGCGGAGTCTTTTGTTAATAACTTTACCGATGAACTTAATAAAGCAGAACTCAGCTTTGAGTCTGCTATTTGGCATGCAGCCCCTCGCCGCTTAGCATTTACGGTAAACAAACTTGTGATGGCACAAGCTGACAAGGTTGTAGAAAAGCGCGGACCTGCTATTGCTCAGGCATTCGATAGCAAAGGCGATCCAACCAAAGCGGCAATGGGCTGGGCTCGTGGAAACGGCATCACAGTTGAGCAAGCTGATCGCCTTAAAACAGACAAAGGCGAATGGTTACTCCATCAAGCTAAAGTTGTTGGCGTAGAAACTAAAAGTCTTATCTGTGCTATGGCACAACGTGCGTTAGATAAACTACCCATTCCCAAGCCTATGCGTTGGGGCAGCAATAAAACTCAGTTTATTCGCCCTGTCCACACCGTGACTATGTTACTGGGTAGTGAATTGATTGAAGGGGAACTCCTTGGCATTAAATCGGCTCGTATCATTCGTGGCCATCGGTTTATGGGGCTAAAAAGTTTTGAACTAGACCATGCTGATAATTATCTTTCAGCGCTGAAAGAGCAAGGTAAGGTACTGGCAGATTATGAAGTCCGTAAAGCCATTATAAAGGTGGGTGTCGAAGAGGCTGCCTCTAAAATTAATGGTGTCGCGGATTTAGAAGATGATCTTCTTGAAGAAGTGACATCCTTGGTCGAATGGCCAGTAGTCTTGACGGCTAATTTTGAAGAGAAATTCTTAAACGTCCCAGCTGAAGCCTTAGTTTACACCATGAAAGGCGATCAAAAATACTTCCCAGTATTCGATAAAGCAGGCCAATTGCTACCACACTTTATCTTCATCACTAATATAGAATCAAAAGATCCTCAGGTGATCATCTCAGGTAATGAAAAAGTGGTTCGCCCACGTCTGGCCGATGCTGAATTCTTTTTCGAAACGGACAAGAAAATTTCGTTAGAATCTCGTCTTACTAGCCTTGAAAGCGTGGTGTTCCAAAAGCAATTAGGGACCATCAAGCAGCGTGTTGAGCGCATCTCGGATATGGCCGGCTACATTGCGACCAGCATAGATGCTAATGCAGAAGAAGCGTCACGTGCAGGTATGTTATCTAAGTCAGACTTGATGACCAATATGGTCATGGAGTTCACTGATCTTCAAGGTACTATGGGCATGCATTATGCGCGTCTAAATGGTGAAGCAGAAGCGGTTGCTATCGCACTCGAAGAACAATACAAGCCTAAATTTTCCGGTGATACAGTGCCAACAGCAGCAGTCTCTATTTGTGTGGCTTTAGCTGAAAAATTAGATACCTTAGTCGGTATTTTTGGCATTGGTCAAGCACCAAAAGGCGCTGCCGATCCATTTGCACTACGCCGTGCTGCTATTGGCATATTACGGATCTGTCTTGAAAATAACTTGCCACTCGACCTTATCGATCTTATCGCTAAGGCAAAGGCACTGCATGGTAGTAGTATCACCAGTGACAAAACTGAAGAGCAGGTTCTTGAGTTTTTTATGGCTCGTTTTCGTGCTTGGTATCAAGATCAAGGTGTTAGCGTCGATGTCATCTTAGCGGTATTGGCTCGTCGTCCTACAGCTCCCGCTGATTTCGATAGCCGTATCAAAGCAGTTGCACACTTTCGAACCTTAGAGCAAGCATCCGCACTGGCTGCAGCCAACAAGCGTGTAGCGAATATATTAGCCAAAGTGGAAGGTAAATTAGTAACAGATATCAATGCTGAGCTACTGGTAGAAAGTGCAGAGAAGGCATTAGCTGCCAAACTAAATGAGCTTCAGCCACAATTGGCACCTCTATTTACTGCAGCAAACTATCAAGCTGCCCTATCATTATTAGCAGATTTACGTGAAAGTGTTGATACCTTCTTCGAAGAGGTCATGGTGATGAGTGATGATGAAGCTTTGAAAAACAATCGTCTAGCTTTACTTTCTAGTCTGCGTGAACAATTTCTACATGCGGCTGATATTTCTTTATTACAGTAA
- a CDS encoding HDOD domain-containing protein, whose protein sequence is MVSKIIKMIFNVRDDISVERPKSFSTDFNDQKIESIQQKSTSNTGSNQSEILATAPINVSALFYGMLFPSEGTDDGGIANNLEKNVITEVEQALTNPNEIAETVLKLPSQMAVFDQKLSDETLNSHILLAMFQAEPVLSAEVLQLCNSSVFKHFEKEVTSLQHAFVQLGRVELRRLVSTCFMKEMIDIKPIYYRRFGAQIWRHSMQVAYISRELSKEDPDTAFMLGLLHDVGKIAIFKMLVSAFHCAEPEEQPKSYLFKQLMTTKSLSLSALLVQCWELPSIFESSLNQLANIDHKPMDGYACVVWRANVISECSMLFQQNKLDEACLTRLLADAELSREEFNVLHDKLIII, encoded by the coding sequence ATGGTGAGTAAAATCATTAAGATGATTTTTAACGTAAGGGATGATATCTCTGTGGAGCGACCTAAAAGTTTCTCAACCGACTTTAATGACCAAAAAATTGAGTCGATACAACAAAAATCAACCTCTAATACTGGATCTAATCAGAGTGAAATACTTGCCACAGCTCCTATTAATGTATCTGCACTATTTTATGGCATGTTGTTTCCTTCTGAAGGTACTGATGATGGTGGTATTGCTAATAATCTAGAAAAGAATGTCATTACTGAGGTTGAACAAGCCTTGACCAACCCGAATGAGATTGCGGAAACAGTGTTAAAATTACCGAGTCAGATGGCAGTCTTCGATCAAAAACTCAGCGATGAAACATTGAATAGTCATATTCTACTAGCAATGTTTCAGGCAGAGCCAGTATTAAGTGCTGAAGTTCTTCAGTTGTGTAACTCTTCGGTTTTTAAGCACTTCGAAAAAGAAGTTACGAGTCTTCAACATGCTTTTGTACAGTTAGGTAGGGTAGAGTTACGACGTTTAGTCAGTACATGTTTTATGAAGGAAATGATTGATATAAAGCCAATTTACTATCGTCGTTTCGGCGCTCAAATATGGCGCCATTCTATGCAAGTCGCTTATATTTCACGTGAACTAAGTAAAGAGGATCCTGATACTGCATTTATGCTTGGGTTACTGCATGATGTGGGTAAAATTGCGATTTTTAAGATGTTAGTCAGTGCTTTTCATTGCGCAGAGCCTGAAGAACAGCCTAAATCTTACCTATTTAAGCAATTAATGACGACTAAATCACTCAGCTTGAGTGCTTTGTTAGTCCAATGTTGGGAGCTGCCTAGTATTTTTGAATCCTCATTAAATCAACTTGCTAACATCGATCACAAACCTATGGATGGGTATGCTTGTGTTGTGTGGCGTGCCAATGTGATCAGTGAATGTTCCATGTTGTTTCAACAGAATAAACTTGATGAGGCGTGTCTAACTCGTTTACTGGCTGATGCAGAGTTAAGCCGAGAAGAGTTCAATGTATTACATGATAAATTAATCATTATTTAA
- a CDS encoding DALR anticodon-binding domain-containing protein has protein sequence MRLIIANTIPKLYRLGENAADLRESVDTFFEEVMVMSDDETLKNNRLALLSNLREQFLHAADISLLK, from the coding sequence ATAAGGTTAATAATAGCAAATACCATCCCTAAGCTTTATCGCCTAGGAGAAAATGCAGCAGATTTACGTGAAAGTGTTGATACCTTCTTTGAAGAGGTCATGGTGATGAGTGATGATGAAACGTTGAAAAACAATCGTTTAGCCTTACTTTCTAATTTACGTGAACAATTTTTGCATGCAGCTGATATTTCCTTATTGAAGTAA
- the pxpB gene encoding 5-oxoprolinase subunit PxpB, whose protein sequence is MIPPSSPKLYRLGENAIVIDCSELFPTLSKLAIQSRIWNLASIYRESSEFQDIVPGMNNLTLFLHDTAQITFWLDELAIRWDKIESIDLPAAPTIEIPVIYGGKYGPDLDKVARIHQLETSEVICRHSAVEYTVLFLGFQPGFPYLDGLDVSLFTPRLSTPRLSIPAGSVGIGGGQTGIYPTEAPGGWQLIGRTNIALFTPELSQTPTLLAPGYKIRFTPVSSLELTS, encoded by the coding sequence ATGATACCTCCTTCTAGCCCTAAGCTTTATCGCTTAGGAGAAAATGCGATAGTCATAGACTGCAGCGAACTTTTTCCGACACTCTCAAAATTAGCGATTCAGAGCCGGATCTGGAACTTAGCTTCTATTTACCGTGAAAGTTCTGAATTTCAAGATATAGTGCCTGGTATGAACAACCTCACCCTCTTTTTACACGATACGGCACAAATCACATTTTGGCTGGATGAATTAGCAATACGATGGGACAAAATAGAAAGTATAGATTTACCTGCAGCACCTACCATAGAGATCCCAGTCATCTATGGCGGTAAGTATGGGCCTGATCTTGATAAAGTCGCAAGGATCCATCAACTGGAAACATCTGAGGTGATCTGCAGACATTCAGCTGTAGAATACACCGTGCTTTTCCTTGGCTTCCAACCAGGATTCCCCTATTTAGACGGGCTTGATGTAAGTTTATTCACTCCTAGATTAAGTACCCCAAGATTATCCATCCCTGCAGGCTCCGTTGGCATTGGTGGCGGCCAAACCGGTATTTACCCAACAGAGGCTCCTGGAGGATGGCAACTTATCGGCCGTACTAATATCGCTCTTTTTACTCCTGAATTATCCCAAACACCCACACTATTGGCACCAGGATACAAGATTCGTTTTACGCCAGTATCTAGCTTAGAGCTCACATCATGA
- a CDS encoding biotin-dependent carboxyltransferase family protein, with product MINNPTFSPTTPKIKVIKPGLFSSIQGLPLTGYRHLGIPLGGALDCHALILANRILGNPDNIPALELTSGPVELMFERDTWFVLTGAQYQITIDKREVWCGWRNKIKAGETLFLRGPKSGVRAYLSVDGGIYPTTESNPQLQGTQRLTQGDSLRLGHPLPIVKPIGAVQRAYNNEIRALPGPEMSLFTAEARKAFWHNSWQLTNESNRMGARLSGEKLSLIEPKELNSHAVMPGVVQVPPSGQPIVLLADAQTTGGYPKIATVIQADLWKLAQTRPDNTIKFIHVSPNQATAANYEWEQYFYRLQRAIEASQEHKQ from the coding sequence ATGATTAACAATCCAACGTTTTCACCTACCACACCTAAGATAAAGGTTATTAAGCCTGGGTTATTTAGCTCCATTCAAGGATTACCGCTAACCGGATACCGTCACTTAGGGATCCCATTAGGTGGAGCACTCGATTGCCATGCTCTAATTCTGGCAAATCGCATTTTAGGTAATCCGGATAACATTCCGGCATTGGAGCTCACATCTGGGCCAGTTGAATTGATGTTTGAGCGTGACACTTGGTTTGTTCTCACCGGTGCTCAATATCAAATAACCATAGACAAAAGGGAAGTATGGTGTGGTTGGCGCAATAAAATAAAAGCTGGTGAAACCCTATTTCTTCGCGGTCCAAAATCAGGAGTGAGGGCTTATCTCTCAGTTGATGGTGGTATTTATCCGACAACAGAATCAAATCCACAGCTCCAAGGAACTCAACGACTAACTCAAGGAGATAGCCTAAGACTTGGTCATCCTTTACCTATAGTCAAACCCATAGGAGCCGTGCAAAGAGCATATAACAATGAGATACGAGCTCTACCAGGGCCTGAAATGTCGCTATTTACTGCTGAAGCTCGTAAGGCCTTTTGGCATAATTCATGGCAATTAACTAATGAGAGTAATCGTATGGGAGCAAGGCTCTCTGGTGAAAAGTTATCTCTGATTGAGCCTAAAGAACTAAACTCTCATGCCGTTATGCCAGGTGTAGTACAAGTCCCTCCGTCCGGTCAGCCCATCGTTCTGCTCGCAGATGCTCAAACAACAGGTGGTTACCCTAAAATAGCCACGGTCATTCAAGCTGATCTGTGGAAGTTAGCGCAAACTAGACCCGATAATACAATTAAATTTATTCATGTTAGCCCGAATCAAGCTACAGCTGCAAATTATGAATGGGAACAGTATTTTTATCGGTTGCAAAGAGCCATAGAGGCGAGTCAGGAACATAAACAGTAA
- the pxpA gene encoding 5-oxoprolinase subunit PxpA, translated as MNHKHYPIDLNADLGEGGQYDAALLKIITSANIACGGHTGDKQSMNTAVTAALKNGVKIGAHPSYPDPINFGRQPMDISSEQLRASLLQQINSLKGVCESLKAKMYHVKPHGAFYNNVANNEALGLILIDVIKQIDPKLKLMILAGSPLVLQAQLAGLDVIEEAFADRAYLHNGFLAPRDRQGAVIEDDDIALKQVRQLIQHQPIQTLDDTLLLIHADSICLHGDSKLALVFAQKIAFSFKYL; from the coding sequence ATGAATCATAAACATTATCCGATAGATCTGAATGCTGATTTAGGTGAAGGCGGTCAATACGATGCGGCCCTACTCAAAATTATTACCTCTGCCAATATCGCCTGTGGTGGCCATACTGGCGACAAGCAGAGTATGAATACTGCTGTAACCGCAGCGCTCAAAAATGGGGTCAAAATAGGCGCTCACCCCAGTTACCCAGATCCGATTAATTTTGGCCGCCAACCAATGGATATTTCAAGTGAACAATTACGAGCCTCCTTACTCCAGCAAATTAATTCATTAAAGGGGGTTTGTGAGAGCCTGAAGGCGAAAATGTACCACGTGAAACCTCACGGTGCTTTTTATAATAACGTCGCTAATAATGAGGCTCTAGGACTTATATTAATTGATGTGATTAAGCAAATAGACCCCAAACTTAAGTTAATGATTTTGGCTGGCTCCCCTTTAGTTCTGCAAGCACAGCTAGCTGGACTCGATGTGATTGAAGAGGCTTTTGCCGATAGAGCCTATTTACATAATGGTTTTTTAGCGCCTAGAGATAGACAAGGTGCGGTTATTGAAGATGATGATATCGCGTTAAAACAGGTTCGTCAGCTTATACAACACCAACCAATACAGACACTTGATGACACCCTATTACTCATTCATGCTGATAGTATCTGTCTACACGGTGATAGCAAACTCGCGTTAGTATTTGCTCAAAAAATAGCATTTAGTTTTAAATATTTATAA
- a CDS encoding OmpA family protein gives MEIKKFVISILFFYSSVSYLQANTVENINYDEKGELISENQNNEHVYVGLRGGWTNFQDACSNSNSECNNDTFGYGLYTGYQFTSWFALEAALTDYGSIDASYGFNNVSTDIWGSELTGVFSYAISSNFDTYLRVGAAYQDIEKTSSWENELSSNEWDIVSAVGLDYRLSPNLSIRGEYQFIDGIGDNNVMQADMHFISLGLSYHFNQQKKSVTTYPPQKTNIELAPIAVANKIPSHTSVLFLFDSTKFEVNEDLDKLAIAIKQHTSGMVTITGYTDSLGSEKYNQQLSEARAHSIADYFIRQGINPLRLIVLGQGENSPIAQNTTSEGRVLNRRVNINF, from the coding sequence ATGGAAATTAAAAAATTCGTCATTTCAATATTATTTTTCTATTCAAGTGTATCTTACTTACAAGCTAACACCGTAGAGAACATTAACTATGATGAAAAAGGAGAGTTGATTAGCGAAAACCAAAATAATGAACATGTTTATGTTGGCTTACGTGGTGGATGGACGAATTTTCAAGATGCATGCTCAAACAGTAACTCAGAGTGTAATAATGATACCTTCGGATATGGCTTATATACAGGATATCAATTTACATCCTGGTTTGCTCTCGAAGCTGCGCTGACAGACTATGGCTCAATAGACGCAAGTTATGGTTTCAATAATGTTAGTACCGATATATGGGGAAGTGAATTGACTGGGGTATTTTCTTATGCTATTTCTTCAAATTTTGACACCTACCTTAGAGTTGGTGCGGCATATCAAGATATAGAAAAAACGAGTAGTTGGGAAAATGAATTAAGTTCTAATGAATGGGACATAGTGTCTGCCGTAGGATTAGATTATCGATTATCGCCAAATTTGTCAATTCGTGGGGAATATCAATTTATTGATGGAATAGGAGATAACAATGTAATGCAGGCTGATATGCACTTTATATCACTAGGTCTGAGTTATCATTTTAATCAGCAGAAAAAATCTGTTACGACCTATCCTCCCCAAAAAACTAACATTGAACTTGCACCTATCGCTGTGGCAAATAAAATACCCAGTCATACTAGCGTATTGTTTTTATTCGATTCGACCAAATTTGAAGTAAACGAAGACTTAGATAAATTAGCCATAGCTATAAAACAACATACATCAGGAATGGTCACTATCACAGGGTATACGGATAGCCTAGGTTCAGAAAAATACAATCAACAGCTATCAGAAGCCCGTGCACATTCCATTGCAGATTATTTTATTCGTCAAGGTATCAACCCTTTGCGTTTAATTGTTTTAGGCCAAGGAGAGAATAGCCCTATAGCTCAGAATACAACTTCTGAAGGACGTGTATTGAATCGTCGCGTCAACATTAACTTTTAA
- a CDS encoding Ig-like domain-containing protein: MKSFIFALFYLIPILLTGCNGDSDLLGESQLENTVTELQVTPPAASIPIGFHQQYQANAILEDASVIDVTTNPALSWNSSDPAIASIDRNTGIATGEMEGTVTITASGTANGIPFSQTAQLTITNAIVISLQVTPAVASVPIGFTQGFIADATFSDGTVIDVTTASALSWSSSDPAIASIGKNTGISVGEVEGTVTITASGIVNGTAFSQTAELTVNSAIITNFQVTPAVANVPIGFTQDFTAEIIFSDFSVIDVTTNSLVSWSSSNSAIATIDSTTGIATGVTEGTVTITASGTSSNGTDFSQTAELTVTSAIITNLQVTPAVANVPIGFTQDFTAEIIFSDFSVIDVTTNSLVSWSSSNPAIATIDNTTGIATGVTEGIVTITASGTSSNGTAFSQTAELTVTSAVITSFRVTPAVENVPIGLIQGFTAEIIFSDLSVIDVTTNPALSWSSSEPTIATISRTIGVATGVMEGVVTITAAGTSSSGIAFSATAELTVTNAIVTSIEVMPLVDSVPVRLSRNFTAEIIFSDFSVIDVTTNPVLSWSSSNPTIATIDSTTGIATGVTEGIVTITASGTSSNGTVFRETAELTVTSAIITNLQVMPAVDNVPIGFTRDFTAEIIFSDFSIIDVTTNPALSWSSSDPLIGTIGSMTGIATGVAEGVVTITAAGTSSNGTVFSETAQLTVTPAILVTVLLDKPSPLSITEYFGEQLHATGTYSDGRTVSFNDTDCSWGTTNVNIPIADGLIAPSMMYGETGEVFATCENVKSNEVTATIIQANKSSLIGTLTGNEYLIKQSDTSVINFHGEGVIDGVYNTNGNLLAGGLEGSDLGDTGDYTDNMVLANVSSIVGLDDGNGFGGALNRLNWVESPATNKHVGKVNLGNQTAVTVTSQVFGILFYGTAPVGSGYISGMVVIYK; this comes from the coding sequence ATGAAATCTTTTATTTTCGCATTATTTTATCTCATACCTATATTACTTACCGGCTGTAATGGTGACAGCGATCTTTTAGGTGAGTCTCAATTAGAGAACACAGTCACAGAACTTCAAGTGACACCGCCCGCGGCCTCAATACCTATAGGTTTTCATCAACAATATCAAGCAAATGCTATATTAGAAGATGCTTCGGTCATTGATGTCACGACCAATCCTGCATTATCATGGAACAGCAGTGATCCAGCAATAGCCAGCATAGATAGAAATACAGGTATTGCCACTGGTGAGATGGAAGGTACTGTGACCATCACTGCATCTGGAACAGCTAATGGTATACCTTTCAGTCAAACTGCACAGCTAACTATCACTAATGCCATTGTAATAAGCCTTCAAGTAACCCCCGCAGTGGCAAGTGTGCCCATTGGGTTCACTCAAGGCTTTATTGCAGATGCAACCTTTTCTGATGGAACCGTTATTGATGTCACTACTGCCTCAGCACTATCGTGGAGCAGCAGTGATCCAGCAATTGCCAGTATAGGTAAAAATACGGGTATCAGTGTCGGAGAGGTAGAGGGAACTGTGACCATCACAGCATCTGGAATAGTCAATGGCACAGCTTTCAGTCAAACCGCCGAATTAACAGTTAATAGTGCCATTATAACAAACTTTCAAGTGACACCCGCAGTGGCAAATGTACCAATCGGATTCACTCAAGATTTTACTGCAGAAATCATTTTTTCTGACTTTTCTGTCATTGATGTCACTACCAATTCACTTGTATCTTGGAGTAGTAGTAACTCTGCAATAGCAACAATCGATAGCACGACAGGTATTGCGACAGGCGTTACTGAAGGTACAGTCACCATCACAGCATCTGGGACATCGAGCAATGGCACAGATTTCAGTCAAACCGCCGAATTAACGGTTACTAGTGCCATTATAACAAACCTTCAAGTGACGCCCGCAGTGGCAAATGTACCAATCGGATTCACTCAAGATTTTACTGCAGAAATCATTTTTTCTGACTTTTCTGTCATTGATGTCACTACCAATTCACTTGTATCTTGGAGCAGTAGTAATCCTGCAATAGCAACAATCGATAATACGACAGGTATTGCGACAGGCGTCACAGAAGGTATAGTCACCATCACAGCATCTGGAACATCGAGCAACGGCACAGCTTTCAGTCAAACCGCCGAACTCACCGTCACAAGTGCTGTAATAACAAGTTTTAGGGTGACGCCTGCAGTGGAAAATGTGCCAATTGGACTCATTCAAGGCTTTACTGCAGAAATCATTTTTTCTGACTTATCTGTCATTGATGTCACGACTAATCCTGCATTATCTTGGAGCAGTAGCGAGCCTACTATAGCAACGATAAGCCGCACGATAGGTGTGGCAACGGGAGTGATGGAGGGTGTAGTGACCATCACTGCAGCTGGAACATCCAGTAGTGGCATAGCTTTCAGTGCTACCGCAGAGTTAACGGTTACCAATGCCATTGTAACAAGCATTGAGGTTATGCCCTTAGTTGATAGCGTGCCAGTTAGACTCTCGCGAAATTTTACTGCAGAAATAATTTTTTCTGACTTTTCTGTCATTGATGTCACGACCAATCCTGTATTATCTTGGAGCAGTAGTAACCCTACAATAGCAACAATCGATAGCACGACAGGTATTGCGACAGGCGTCACTGAAGGTATAGTAACCATCACAGCGTCTGGAACATCCAGTAACGGTACAGTCTTTCGTGAAACCGCAGAATTAACGGTTACTAGTGCCATTATAACAAACCTTCAAGTGATGCCCGCAGTGGATAATGTGCCAATTGGGTTCACTCGAGACTTTACTGCAGAAATCATTTTTTCTGACTTTTCTATCATTGATGTCACGACCAATCCTGCATTATCTTGGAGCAGCAGTGACCCTTTAATAGGAACGATTGGCAGTATGACAGGTATCGCGACCGGAGTAGCTGAAGGTGTCGTGACCATTACTGCAGCTGGAACATCCAGTAACGGTACAGTCTTTAGTGAAACAGCACAGTTAACCGTCACACCAGCTATTTTAGTGACAGTACTACTGGATAAGCCAAGTCCATTGTCAATCACTGAATATTTTGGAGAACAGCTTCATGCAACAGGAACATATTCTGATGGGCGAACGGTATCATTTAATGATACCGATTGCTCATGGGGAACAACTAATGTCAATATACCCATAGCTGATGGATTAATTGCACCATCGATGATGTATGGTGAGACTGGAGAAGTATTTGCCACATGTGAGAATGTTAAGAGTAACGAAGTTACGGCGACCATTATTCAAGCTAACAAATCAAGTCTAATAGGTACTTTAACTGGCAATGAATATTTAATAAAACAGAGTGATACTAGTGTTATTAATTTTCATGGTGAGGGGGTGATTGATGGTGTATACAATACTAATGGTAACTTGCTCGCAGGTGGTCTAGAGGGATCAGACCTCGGTGACACAGGGGATTACACAGATAATATGGTATTAGCAAATGTTAGTTCAATTGTAGGATTAGACGATGGAAATGGATTTGGAGGTGCTTTAAATAGATTAAATTGGGTTGAGAGCCCGGCTACCAATAAACACGTTGGGAAAGTAAATCTTGGTAATCAAACAGCGGTTACGGTTACAAGCCAAGTTTTTGGGATCTTGTTTTATGGTACCGCTCCCGTGGGTAGTGGTTATATCTCTGGGATGGTTGTTATTTATAAATAA